In a single window of the Penaeus monodon isolate SGIC_2016 chromosome 3, NSTDA_Pmon_1, whole genome shotgun sequence genome:
- the LOC119588354 gene encoding uncharacterized protein LOC119588354 yields MPATQTSQAQNKIIASLSRERKPRSSLDLKCVDSRRDTDLREGVLKAEVHPRPLGGAAGGPEGTGMRERCVSDSALRREPSVCTPVTVKGSTAPRIHEGHQASPYYLQQLERDQQQEGIIRTTTTTTPPPKKVPLVDDNQNVLPLEPPKGDVPDFSETYVISKCIGHDLDCDSVFEL; encoded by the exons ATGCCGGCAACACAGACTTCTcaagcacaaaacaaaataattgcaAG TCTATCCAGAGAGCGGAAGCCTCGATCGAGCCTGGACCTGAAATGCGTCGATTCTCGCAGG gaCACGGATCTCCGGGAGGGCGTGTTGAAGGCCGAGGTGCATCCACGGCCCTTAGGAGGAGCAGCCGGAGGACCCGAAGGAACGGGGATGCGGGAGCGGTGCGTCTCCGACTCGGCCCTTCGTCGCGAGCCCTCCGTCTGCACACCCGTTACCGTCAAAGGCAGCACCGCCCCGAGGATCCACGAAGGGCACCAAGCAAGCCCATACTACCTTCAGCAGCTCGAGAGGGACCAGCAGCAGGAAGGGATCATCAGAACGACCACCACGACGACGCCGCCCCCGAAGAAGGTCCCCCTCGTCGACGACAATCAGAACGTGCTGCCCTTAGAGCCGCCAAAAGGGGACGTCCCCGACTTTAGCGAAACGTACGTCATCTCGAAGTGCATTGGCCACGACTTGGACTGCGATAGTGTGTTCGAACTGTAA